A window of the Henckelia pumila isolate YLH828 chromosome 3, ASM3356847v2, whole genome shotgun sequence genome harbors these coding sequences:
- the LOC140886312 gene encoding protein PHR1-LIKE 1-like isoform X3, with translation MGSSRSNTTSKERLKWTTELHDMFEKAVNRIGGADRATPKGILRAMAVPGLTIFHVKSHLQKYRMSVFTREEDHVRGRSERRSISEMLPNFGVTSGAQLTEALQIQKEVHRRLSDQNEVQKSLKQKFEAQGRFLDRIMEEFKNRSPTTKPIKPYSPMSSLPSLSEESHQSSPKELESNSEEVDTVEISSTDEFRARKRMKIQDRVMPKMHNTSAFNPELQNLNIFTLHGFEDIVFTDQEIGYPCVGAAQSPLPQAFYFPMNL, from the exons ATGGGATCCAGTCGGTCTAATACTACATCGAAAGAGAGGTTGAAATGGACCACGGAATTACATGATATGTTCGAAAAGGCGGTCAATCGAATTGGAGGTGCAGATA GGGCTACACCAAAAGGTATTTTGAGGGCTATGGCGGTTCCTGGATTGACCATCTTTCATGTCAAGAGTCACTTGCAG AAATACAGGATGTCCGTATTTACTCGAGAAGAAGACCACGTCA GAGGTAGATCTGAAAGGAGAAGTATATCCGAGATGCTACCAAACTTCGGTGTAACATC GGGAGCTCAGTTAACTGAGGCACTACAAATTCAAAAGGAAGTACATAGACGATTGAGCGATCAGAACGAG GTCCAGAAAAGCTTGAAGCAGAAATTTGAAGCACAAGGAAGATTTTTGGACAGGATAATGGAGGAATTCAAGAACAGGAGTCCTACCACCAAACCAATCAAGCCATATTCTCCCATGTCATCGCTCCCTTCTCTTAGTGAAGAATCTCATCAATCAAGTCCCAAGGAactcgaatccaattctgaagAAGTCGACACCGTGGAAATAAGTTCCACCGATGAATTCCGGGCTCGTAAAAGGATGAAAATCCAGGACCGTGTCATGCCAAAGATGCACAACACCTCAGCTTTCAATCCAGAACTGCAAAATCTTAATATATTTACACTCCATGGATTCGAAGACATCGTGTTCACGGATCAAGAAATCGGGTATCCATGCGTTGGAGCAGCACAATCACCCCTCCCACAGGCCTTCTATTTTCCCATGAatttgtga
- the LOC140886312 gene encoding protein PHR1-LIKE 1-like isoform X1: MGSSRSNTTSKERLKWTTELHDMFEKAVNRIGGADRATPKGILRAMAVPGLTIFHVKSHLQKYRMSVFTREEDHVKAGGRSERRSISEMLPNFGVTSGAQLTEALQIQKEVHRRLSDQNEVQKSLKQKFEAQGRFLDRIMEEFKNRSPTTKPIKPYSPMSSLPSLSEESHQSSPKELESNSEEVDTVEISSTDEFRARKRMKIQDRVMPKMHNTSAFNPELQNLNIFTLHGFEDIVFTDQEIGYPCVGAAQSPLPQAFYFPMNL, from the exons ATGGGATCCAGTCGGTCTAATACTACATCGAAAGAGAGGTTGAAATGGACCACGGAATTACATGATATGTTCGAAAAGGCGGTCAATCGAATTGGAGGTGCAGATA GGGCTACACCAAAAGGTATTTTGAGGGCTATGGCGGTTCCTGGATTGACCATCTTTCATGTCAAGAGTCACTTGCAG AAATACAGGATGTCCGTATTTACTCGAGAAGAAGACCACGTCA AAGCAGGAGGTAGATCTGAAAGGAGAAGTATATCCGAGATGCTACCAAACTTCGGTGTAACATC GGGAGCTCAGTTAACTGAGGCACTACAAATTCAAAAGGAAGTACATAGACGATTGAGCGATCAGAACGAG GTCCAGAAAAGCTTGAAGCAGAAATTTGAAGCACAAGGAAGATTTTTGGACAGGATAATGGAGGAATTCAAGAACAGGAGTCCTACCACCAAACCAATCAAGCCATATTCTCCCATGTCATCGCTCCCTTCTCTTAGTGAAGAATCTCATCAATCAAGTCCCAAGGAactcgaatccaattctgaagAAGTCGACACCGTGGAAATAAGTTCCACCGATGAATTCCGGGCTCGTAAAAGGATGAAAATCCAGGACCGTGTCATGCCAAAGATGCACAACACCTCAGCTTTCAATCCAGAACTGCAAAATCTTAATATATTTACACTCCATGGATTCGAAGACATCGTGTTCACGGATCAAGAAATCGGGTATCCATGCGTTGGAGCAGCACAATCACCCCTCCCACAGGCCTTCTATTTTCCCATGAatttgtga
- the LOC140886312 gene encoding protein PHR1-LIKE 1-like isoform X2, with the protein MGSSRSNTTSKERLKWTTELHDMFEKAVNRIGGADRATPKGILRAMAVPGLTIFHVKSHLQKYRMSVFTREEDHVTGGRSERRSISEMLPNFGVTSGAQLTEALQIQKEVHRRLSDQNEVQKSLKQKFEAQGRFLDRIMEEFKNRSPTTKPIKPYSPMSSLPSLSEESHQSSPKELESNSEEVDTVEISSTDEFRARKRMKIQDRVMPKMHNTSAFNPELQNLNIFTLHGFEDIVFTDQEIGYPCVGAAQSPLPQAFYFPMNL; encoded by the exons ATGGGATCCAGTCGGTCTAATACTACATCGAAAGAGAGGTTGAAATGGACCACGGAATTACATGATATGTTCGAAAAGGCGGTCAATCGAATTGGAGGTGCAGATA GGGCTACACCAAAAGGTATTTTGAGGGCTATGGCGGTTCCTGGATTGACCATCTTTCATGTCAAGAGTCACTTGCAG AAATACAGGATGTCCGTATTTACTCGAGAAGAAGACCACGTCA CAGGAGGTAGATCTGAAAGGAGAAGTATATCCGAGATGCTACCAAACTTCGGTGTAACATC GGGAGCTCAGTTAACTGAGGCACTACAAATTCAAAAGGAAGTACATAGACGATTGAGCGATCAGAACGAG GTCCAGAAAAGCTTGAAGCAGAAATTTGAAGCACAAGGAAGATTTTTGGACAGGATAATGGAGGAATTCAAGAACAGGAGTCCTACCACCAAACCAATCAAGCCATATTCTCCCATGTCATCGCTCCCTTCTCTTAGTGAAGAATCTCATCAATCAAGTCCCAAGGAactcgaatccaattctgaagAAGTCGACACCGTGGAAATAAGTTCCACCGATGAATTCCGGGCTCGTAAAAGGATGAAAATCCAGGACCGTGTCATGCCAAAGATGCACAACACCTCAGCTTTCAATCCAGAACTGCAAAATCTTAATATATTTACACTCCATGGATTCGAAGACATCGTGTTCACGGATCAAGAAATCGGGTATCCATGCGTTGGAGCAGCACAATCACCCCTCCCACAGGCCTTCTATTTTCCCATGAatttgtga
- the LOC140886313 gene encoding PHD finger protein ALFIN-LIKE 2-like, with amino-acid sequence MASVPSSARTVEEIFKDYSARRSGILRALIYDVDEFYGICDPEKENLCLYGHPNETWEVNLPAEEVPPELPEPALGINFARDGMNRRDWLSLIAVHSDCWLLSVAFYLGARLNRNERKRLFSLINDLPTVFEVVTERKPVKDKPNADSGSRSRGSTKRSIDGQAKSNPKLAEESYEEEEEDDEHSETLCGSCGGNYNADEFWIGCDICERWFHGKCVKITPAKAESIKQYKCPSCMKRGRQ; translated from the exons ATGGCGTCAGTTCCTTCGAGTGCCCGAACTGTAGAGGAGATCTTCAAAGATTACAGCGCTCGTCGTTCTGGAATCCTTCGTGCGTTAATCTATG ATGTGGATGAATTTTACGGGATTTGTGATCCAG AGAAGGAAAATCTGTGTCTATATGGGCACCCTAATGAAACATGGGAAGTGAATCTTCCAGCTGAGGAAGTTCCACCGGAGCTGCCAGAGCCAGCCCTTGGAATCAATTTCGCTAGGGATGGAATGAATCGAAGAGATTGGCTTTCATTAATTGCTGTGCACAGTGATTGTTGGTTACTCTCCGTGGCTTTCTATCTCGGAGCCAGGCTGAACCGCAATGAAAG GAAGCGCCTGTTCAGCTTGATCAATGATCTACCGACAGTCTTTGAAGTTGTAACTGAAAGGAAGCCTGTGAAAGACAAGCCCAACGCAGATAGTGGAAGCAGATCTCGTGGCAGTACGAAG AGATCCATTGACGGACAGGCTAAAAGCAACCCTAAACTGGCTGAAGAAAGCTACGAGGAAGAAGAGGAAGATGATGAACACAGTGAAACTCTGTGTGGAAGCTGTGGTGGAAATTACAATGCTGATGAGTTCTGGATTGGCTGTGACATCTGTGAGCGGTGGTTCCATGGGAAGTGTGTGAAGATAACACCTGCCAAAGCCGAGAGCATAAAACAATATAAATGCCCATCATGCATGAAACGGGGCAGGCAGTAG
- the LOC140888238 gene encoding protein FAR1-RELATED SEQUENCE 5-like — protein sequence MMKEDYDIFGDVMVFDTTYRTNKYNLICAPFVGINHHWKNVMFGCAFLSDEKVESFQWLFEVFKKSMGGKCPVSFFTYQDQAISNAIEKVFPETRHRLCLWHLHQNAVNYKLENHPWFNRLYGLKEKWCTALSKDLFSAGILSSQRSESSNHAIGFSAKKNTSLTDFFGIFKEMLKNWRNKEQKDEFQCSRSIPESALPLTGMLKHASEVYTLTLFRDFEAEFLKSISSSSTLILVEDRMMVYNVSSHDNDGLSHRVIFDCLSNLITCSCKKFEECGFLCYHCLRVLHINSIVSIPESYIKKRWTKFAKSEIWDKFNSTVGRSEKFRDCIPWR from the exons ATGATGAAAGAGGATTATGACATATTTGGTGATGTAATGGTTTTTGACACAACTTATCGCACTAATAAGTACAATTTGATTTGTGCTCCTTTCGTGGGTATCAATCATCATTGGAAAAATGTGATGTTTGGTTGTGCATTTTTATCTGACGAGAAGGTCGAATCATTTCAATGGCTCTTTGAAGTTTTTAAGAAATCGATGGGAGGGAAATGTCCTGTCAGTTTCTTCACCTACCAAGATCAAGCAATTTCAAATGCAATAGAAAAG GTTTTTCCGGAAACAAGACATAGGCTATGTCTTTGGCACCTTCATCAAAATGCTGTAA ACTACAAACTAGAGAATCATCCTTGGTTTAATCGTTTGTATGGATTAAAGGAAAAATGGTGCACTGCATTGAGCAAGGATTTATTCTCTGCTGGAATTCTGTCTTCCCAAAGAAGTGAAAGCTCTAACCATGCCATTGGATTCAGTGCAAAGAAAAACACAAGCTTGACTGacttttttggaattttcaaggAAATGTTAAAGAATTGGAGGAACAAAGAACAAAAAGATGAATTCCAATGTTCAAGATCAATACCTGAATCTGCCTTACCATTGACTGGGATGTTGAAGCATGCTTCTGAGGTATACACATTGACACTTTTTAGAGATTTTGAGGctgaatttttaaaatcaatCTCTAGTTCTTCTACTCTTATTCTAGTTGAAGACAGAATGATGGTTTATAATGTTTCATCACACGATAATGACGGGCTATCTCATCGTGTCATATTTGATTGTTTGAGTAATCTAATCACGTGCTCTTGCAAGAAATTTGAAGAGTGTGGCTTCTTGTGCTATCATTGCTTAAGGGTCCTTCATATAAATTCGATAGTTTCCATACCAGAGTCTTATATTAAGAAAAGATGGACAAAGTTTGCTAAATCAGAAATTTGGGACAAGTTCAATAGTACAGTTGGGAGGTCAGAGAAGTTTAGGGATTGCATCCCTTGGCGTTGA
- the LOC140888239 gene encoding protein FAR1-RELATED SEQUENCE 5-like: protein MENEAETHNQEGQNLNSIVVVSSDENETDINKDDNTYSVDITGSLIGLTRKTIDEMYQLYSNHARAIGFSVRKSTTRYCNNQKVVIEKYFLCSCSGTKRIEDSNLDNLSGGSVGKIGKRSCLTRTGCKALLRVKLNDECLYEVVSHVMIHNHAFTRIESSHHHRSERRISNVKGKAIEDMISSGMRATDSYRYMVHEAGGEENVGHTLMDHMNFVNRWKMNAIEGGDAQKVIEMLQQEDAKDNDFFSESN, encoded by the exons ATGGAGAATGAAGCTGAAACTCATAATCAAGAAg gtcaaaatttaaattctatTGTCGTTGTTTCTAGCGATGAAAATGAGACAGACATAAATAAAG ATGACAATACATATTCTGTTGATATAACTGGTTCTCTGATTGGTTTGACGAGAAAAACAATTGATGAAATGTATCAATTGTATTCTAACCATGCAAGGGCCATTGGTTTTAGTGTTCGTAAGTCAACCACGAGGTACTGTAACAATCAAAAAGTTGTaatagagaaatattttctctgctcttgttctGGAACGAAGAGAATAGAAGATTCAAATCTAGATAACTTAAGTGGTGGATCAGTGGGAAAGATAGGAAAAAGATCTTGTCTGACACGAACAGGATGTAAAGCTTTATTGAGAGTTAAATTGAATGACGAATGCCTTTATGAAGTTGTGTCCCATGTGATGATACATAATCATGCATTCACTAGGATAGAATCGAGTCATCATCATCGATCAGAAAGGAGAATTTCAAATGTGAAGGGTAAAGCTATTGAAGATATGATATCTTCTGGGATGAGAGCTACTGATTCTTATCGTTATATGGTACATGAAGCTGGTGGAGAGGAAAACGTTGGTCATACTTTGATGGATCACATGAATTTTGTGAACCGTTGGAAAATGAATGCAATAGAAGGAGGGGATGCACAGAAAGTAATTGAAATGTTACAACAAGAAGATGCTAAAGATAATGACTTTTTTTCAGAGTCAAATTAG
- the LOC140891730 gene encoding ammonium transporter 2-like encodes MANNITLAYEERLPAVPDWLNKGDNAWQLTAATLVCLQSMPGLVILYASIVKRKWAVYSAFMALYAFAAVFICWVLFCYRLAFGDKLIPFWGKPGPALDLGYLTRRAAVPESTHFYSNGTIESGMEEPFFPMASLVYFQFSFAAITTILVAGSVLGRMNIKAWMAFVPLWLTFCYTVGAYSLWGGGFLYHWGVIDYAGGYVIHLASGISGFTAAYWVGPRLQVDRDRFAPNNVLLMLAGAGLLWMGWSGFNGGAPYAANLVSSVAVLNTNISAATSILVWTALDVYYFRKPSVIGAVQGMITGLACITPGAGLVQSWAAIVYGVLSGSIPWFSMIILHKKSTLLQRVDDTLAVLYTHAVAGILGGALTGLLAEPTLCSMMLPIKGTKGAFYGGGGVLFLKQIIAALFVIGWNIMATTIILQSIQLFIDLKMSDTELVFGDEAVLGEESYAQWGTGEGYDLTRHGRDNPSHAVEMAGDVRLNGARGGTINV; translated from the exons ATGGCTAATAATATAACTCTAGCATATGAAGAACGCTTGCCGGCGGTCCCGGATTGGCTGAACAAAGGCGACAACGCGTGGCAGCTGACGGCGGCGACGCTCGTCTGCCTCCAGTCCATGCCGGGACTCGTCATCCTCTACGCCAGCATCGTGAAGAGGAAATGGGCTGTCTATTCTGCTTTCATGGCTCTGTATGCCTTCGCCGCAGTCTTTATCTGTTGGGTTCTTTTCTGTTATCGTCTGGCTTTTGGTGATAAACTTATTCCTTTCTGGGGGAAACCAGGCCCAGCTCTTGACCTAGG GTACTTGACAAGGCGAGCTGCAGTGCCAGAAAGCACCCACTTTTATTCGAACGGCACCATTGAGTCGGGAATGGAAGAGCCATTTTTCCCAATGGCTTCTCTTGTTTACTTTCAGTTCAGTTTCGCTGCAATCACGACGATTTTGGTGGCGGGGTCGGTGTTGGGGAGGATGAACATTAAGGCGTGGATGGCTTTTGTGCCTTTGTGGCTGACTTTTTGTTACACGGTGGGTGCTTACAGTCTGTGGGGTGGTGGCTTTTTGTATCATTGGGGAGTGATTGATTATGCCGGCGGCTATGTTATTCATCTTGCGTCTGGGATTTCTGGTTTCACCGCTGCTTATTgg GTCGGGCCGCGGTTACAAGTAGATAGGGACAGATTTGCACCGAACAATGTGTTGTTGATGCTTGCCGGAGCGGGGTTGCTGTGGATGGGGTGGTCCGGGTTCAACGGCGGGGCACCATACGCCGCGAATTTAGTATCTTCAGTGGCAGTGCTGAATACAAATATTTCAGCAGCTACTAGCATTCTTGTTTGGACAGCATTAGATGTTTACTACTTTAGGAAGCCTTCGGTTATAGGCGCTGTTCAGGGGATGATTACTGGTTTGGCTTGCATTACTCCTGGTGCAg GTTTGGTGCAATCATGGGCGGCTATAGTTTATGGTGTGCTTTCCGGGAGCATCCCTTGGTTCTCTATGATCATTCTTCACAAGAAGTCAACTTTGCTACAAAGG GTGGATGATACACTGGCGGTGTTGTACACACATGCGGTGGCCGGAATTTTGGGCGGCGCTTTAACCGGGCTTCTGGCGGAACCAACCCTCTGCAGCATGATGCTGCCGATCAAAGGCACGAAGGGTGCATTCTACGGCGGTGGCGGAGTCCTATTCCTCAAGCAAATAATTGCAGCGCTGTTTGTTATTGGCTGGAATATCATGGCCACGACGATTATCCTACAATCAATCCAATTATTTATAGATTTGAAAATGTCGGACACGGAACTCGTCTTCGGAGACGAAGCGGTGCTTGGCGAGGAATCATATGCCCAATGGGGAACCGGGGAGGGATACGATCTGACCAGACACGGCAGGGATAACCCATCTCATGCGGTGGAAATGGCAGGGGATGTGCGTTTAAACGGTGCCAGAGGAGGAACTATTAATGTATGA
- the LOC140891027 gene encoding protein NRT1/ PTR FAMILY 5.5-like: MKSFVRISSLLWADILVGYALFVVQNYLTDVWNLDVTHAAGIVNIWGGICKILPLFFLFLVDAFLGNFKMLVISSVAYSVGIGFISMSTPPVLADSTGTCKEYESQCIGHTQKALFYTGMALVAVGMSGNLVSVQSFLKEQNEGSGKGNQRVDCLRILGFTLVAIFPVVGAIALPYIKPWSLRFGIPAICTAVAMFMFFSGWCTYTKLDPQGSPITNVCRVFVASASNISVPVPLDARELYNENDQEPRRFTHTRCLRCLEKAAIRLPGRSTEEQAKYIWRVCKVSEVEEAKIAVRMVPMWLTFIVIGIVSSITNTYFVEQANHLNRKIGKWNVPLPIFMLFFQQAKAIFSYLYTKIITGLGKYAPPSGIALAMILSVLCCITAAKIEKRRLNVITKHDLLDKPDDDIPMSIYWLLFQFFLLAGVDSLSEKGIASFYDEQSPESMKNYLIYFTKAVSGLGFMLSVVSVYVVGKISEKGGRQNWFQPTLNRSRLDRYYWVLAGLSSVNFVAYIVVACCYRYKQPQQGLDDEAAAAADGGGGGGGVVSACFSCCS, encoded by the exons ATGAAAAGCTTTGTCCGGATTTCTT CTCTGCTATGGGCAGACATACTGGTGGGTTACGCTTTGTTTGTGGTGCAAAATTATTTGACCGATGTTTGGAATCTGGACGTGACCCATGCTGCTGGGATCGTCAACATTTGGGGTGGAATCTGCAAGATTTTACCCCTTTTCTTTCTCTTCCTAGTCGATGCTTTCCTAGGCAATTTCAAGATGCTTGTGATTTCCAGTGTAGCCTACAGCGTG GGTATTGGGttcatttcaatgtcgactCCGCCGGTCCTCGCCGATTCGACAGGAACGTGCAAAGAATATGAGTCCCAATGTATTGGCCACACACAGAAAGCTCTCTTTTACACTGGCATGGCATTGGTAGCTGTGGGGATGTCTGGTAACCTTGTATCTGTTCAAAGCTTCCTCAAAGAACAGAATGAAGGCTCTGGTAAAGGGAATCAAAGAGTAGATTGTTTGAGAATACTAGGTTTCACTTTAGTAGCAATTTTCCCTGTAGTTGGAGCCATTGCACTTCCTTACATAAAACCATGGTCGCTCCGATTTGGGATCCCCGCGATCTGCACTGCTGTGGCGATGTTTATGTTTTTTAGTGGTTGGTGCACATATACGAAACTCGATCCACAGGGCAGTCCGATAACTAACGTGTGCAGAGTTTTTGTGGCCTCGGCTTCTAATATATCTGTACCAGTTCCACTTGATGCGAGAGAATTGTACAATGAAAATGACCAAGAGCCTAGGAGATTTACCCACACTCGTTGTCTCAG GTGCCTGGAGAAGGCTGCAATAAGATTGCCGGGCAGGAGTACGGAAGAACAAGCGAAGTATATATGGAGAGTTTGCAAAGTATCAGAAGTCGAAGAGGCGAAAATTGCGGTCCGAATGGTCCCAATGTGGCTGACCTTCATAGTCATAGGGATCGTATCCTCCATCACAAACACCTACTTCGTGGAGCAAGCGAATCACCTGAATCGCAAAATAGGAAAATGGAATGTCCCCCTTCCTATATTTATGTTGTTCTTTCAGCAGGCGAAGGCGATTTTCTCCTATCTATACACCAAAATCATAACCGGATTGGGGAAATATGCACCCCCCTCAGGCATTGCTTTGGCCATGATATTGTCAGTGCTCTGTTGTATAACAGCTGCCAAAATAGAGAAAAGGAGATTGAACGTGATTACAAAACATGATCTACTCGACAAGCCTGATGATGATATTCCAATGAGCATATATTGGCTACTTTTCCAATTTTTCCTACTCGCTGGTGTGGATTCATTATCCGAAAAAGGGATCGCCTCGTTCTACGACGAACAGTCTCCGGAATCAATGAAAAACTACCTGATCTACTTCACCAAGGCAGTATCTGGTCTGGGATTCATGTTGAGTGTTGTTTCGGTTTATGTTGTGGGTAAAATCAGTGAAAAAGGAGGGAGACAAAACTGGTTTCAGCCTACTCTGAATAGGAGCCGTTTGGATAGGTATTATTGGGTGCTGGCTGGCTTAAGTTCAGTGAACTTTGTTGCATACATTGTAGTGGCATGTTGTTACAGATATAAACAACCACAGCAAGGGTTGGACGATGAAGCGGCAGCGGCGGCTGacggaggaggaggaggaggaggagtaGTATCTGCTTGCTTCTCATGCTGTAGCTAG